In Candidatus Rokuibacteriota bacterium, a genomic segment contains:
- the bamA gene encoding outer membrane protein assembly factor BamA has product MTARGRPALAIFFALTLSWVGGAVVCPALGQTRSAPPPGAQIIVKDLAVQGNRRVQEAVILGRVSAKVGGPFVPARLADDIRSVFSLGFFDDVQAKVEDFEGGIKLTFVVTERPFVRDISFGGNKRLDAATLQEKIDFKLGAVYNPVEVTRAAEKLKEAYEEEGYFEVGVTPEVVRLPDGDVSVTFRVAEGRKMTIDKIVIEGAQGLKPDKIKDIMLTQEREFYILRGTVQRQKLDQDTERVVTFYNDNGYIQARVETVDTQVDRATARVTIRIVVAEGPQFKVGGIDITGNKVLPLEELRRRVLLKPDDIYSRTKLQETVRGISDVYGTIGRTAADIVPQIALDVPNRKVNITLEVSEGPEVFIERINISGNTRSQEKILRRELPMAEGDLFTTGKLGRAKQKLINLNYFEKVETKTLPGSSKDKIVVNIEVTEKPTGLFSIGGGYSSQDGALGTLDLSQNNFLGKGYQLFLRLRGGTETQQGTIGFTDPWFLDRPLAAGFDIFNNRRVYQDYTVNSLGGDVRFGAPIGDYGRWNALYRLSQEQVSGVDPNASSELLQAEGTSVTSLLGGSLSRDTRDSLTDPTRGNYALLGADFAGIGTGDNRFFRITATTTQHQPLWFDHVLSGRLMAAYQLGWYKDAVPFFERYYLGGPNTIRSFKSRQISPEDSSGTLIGGNFQVLGNLEYSVPLPYGIRAAVFFDVGNVYGPDQSVHTPIDLTDLKYAVGPGLRWNSPFGPIRVDYGVNPNPKSGEKFGNIQFSMGSAF; this is encoded by the coding sequence CTCTCGCAATTTTTTTTGCCCTGACCCTGTCTTGGGTCGGCGGGGCGGTTGTTTGCCCGGCGCTCGGGCAAACCCGCTCCGCGCCCCCTCCGGGCGCGCAGATCATCGTCAAGGACCTCGCAGTCCAGGGTAACCGCCGCGTTCAGGAAGCGGTCATTCTGGGCCGCGTCTCCGCCAAGGTCGGCGGACCTTTCGTCCCGGCGCGGCTCGCGGACGATATTCGCTCGGTCTTCTCGCTCGGCTTCTTCGATGATGTGCAGGCCAAAGTCGAAGACTTCGAGGGCGGCATCAAGCTGACCTTCGTGGTGACCGAGCGTCCCTTCGTCCGCGACATCAGCTTCGGCGGCAACAAGCGCCTCGATGCCGCAACCCTCCAGGAGAAGATCGACTTCAAGCTCGGCGCCGTGTACAACCCCGTCGAGGTGACACGGGCCGCCGAAAAGCTGAAGGAAGCCTACGAGGAGGAGGGCTACTTCGAGGTCGGCGTGACGCCGGAGGTCGTCAGGCTGCCCGACGGAGACGTCAGCGTGACGTTCCGCGTCGCCGAGGGCCGAAAGATGACGATCGATAAGATCGTCATTGAGGGCGCGCAGGGCCTGAAGCCGGACAAGATCAAGGACATCATGCTGACGCAAGAGCGGGAATTCTACATCCTGCGGGGCACGGTCCAGCGGCAGAAGCTCGACCAGGACACCGAGCGCGTCGTCACGTTCTACAACGACAACGGCTACATCCAGGCTCGCGTGGAGACGGTCGACACGCAGGTGGACCGCGCGACCGCGCGGGTCACGATCAGGATCGTGGTGGCCGAAGGGCCGCAGTTCAAGGTCGGCGGCATCGACATCACCGGCAACAAGGTGCTGCCCCTCGAGGAGCTGCGCCGGCGCGTCCTGCTCAAGCCCGATGACATCTATTCGCGGACCAAGCTGCAGGAGACCGTCAGGGGCATCTCGGATGTCTACGGGACCATCGGGCGGACCGCGGCAGACATCGTTCCTCAAATCGCGCTCGACGTGCCGAACCGGAAGGTCAACATCACGCTCGAGGTCAGCGAGGGCCCCGAGGTCTTTATCGAGCGGATCAACATTTCCGGGAACACGCGGAGCCAGGAGAAGATCCTTCGCCGTGAGCTCCCGATGGCGGAGGGCGACCTCTTCACCACGGGGAAGCTCGGGCGAGCGAAACAGAAGCTGATCAACCTCAACTACTTCGAGAAGGTTGAGACGAAGACGCTACCGGGCTCGTCCAAGGACAAGATCGTCGTCAACATCGAGGTGACGGAGAAGCCCACGGGCCTCTTCTCGATCGGCGGCGGCTACAGCTCGCAGGACGGGGCGCTGGGTACGCTCGACCTGTCCCAGAACAACTTCCTCGGGAAGGGCTACCAGCTCTTCCTCCGCCTGCGCGGCGGCACGGAGACGCAGCAGGGGACGATCGGGTTCACGGATCCGTGGTTCCTGGACCGGCCGCTGGCGGCGGGGTTCGACATCTTCAACAACCGGCGCGTGTACCAGGACTACACGGTCAACTCGCTCGGCGGCGACGTGCGCTTCGGCGCTCCGATCGGAGACTACGGCCGCTGGAACGCCTTGTACCGCCTCAGCCAGGAGCAGGTCAGCGGCGTCGATCCCAACGCAAGCAGCGAGTTGCTGCAGGCGGAGGGGACCTCGGTCACGTCGCTGCTCGGGGGCTCGCTCAGCCGGGACACGCGGGACAGCTTGACGGACCCGACGCGCGGGAACTACGCCCTGTTGGGCGCCGACTTCGCGGGCATCGGGACGGGCGACAACCGCTTCTTCCGGATCACGGCCACGACGACCCAGCACCAGCCGCTATGGTTCGACCATGTGCTCAGCGGACGCCTCATGGCGGCTTACCAGCTCGGCTGGTACAAAGACGCGGTGCCGTTCTTCGAGCGCTACTACCTCGGCGGCCCGAACACCATTCGGAGCTTCAAGTCGCGCCAAATCTCACCCGAGGACTCGTCGGGCACGCTCATCGGCGGGAATTTTCAGGTGCTGGGCAACCTCGAGTACTCGGTGCCGCTGCCCTACGGAATCAGGGCGGCGGTCTTCTTCGACGTCGGCAACGTCTACGGCCCGGACCAAAGCGTGCACACGCCGATTGACCTGACCGACCTCAAGTACGCGGTCGGTCCCGGGCTCCGCTGGAATTCGCCCTTTGGGCCCA